Below is a genomic region from Fusobacterium nucleatum.
CATCAAGATATAATAGAAAGAGCATTAAAAATTGTGGATAAATTAATAGTTGTTGTTATGAATAATCCCACAAAAAATTATTGGTTTAATTTAGATGAAAGAAAAAATTTAATAAGTAAAATCTTTGAAGGTTCTGATAGTATAAAAGTTGATGAGCATGCAGGTTTACTTGTTGACTTTATGGCTAAAAACTCTTGTAATATCCTTATAAAAGGTTTAAGAGATGTAAAAGATTTTTCTGAGGAAATGACTTATTCTTTTGCAAATAAAAAACTTTCAAATGGTGAAGTGGATACAATTTTCATACCAACATCAGAAAAATATACCTATGT
It encodes:
- the coaD gene encoding pantetheine-phosphate adenylyltransferase, with protein sequence MKIGVYAGSFDPITKGHQDIIERALKIVDKLIVVVMNNPTKNYWFNLDERKNLISKIFEGSDSIKVDEHAGLLVDFMAKNSCNILIKGLRDVKDFSEEMTYSFANKKLSNGEVDTIFIPTSEKYTYVSSTFVKELAFYNQSLTGYVDDKVIADILNRAKEYRG